A region from the Aquimarina sp. ERC-38 genome encodes:
- a CDS encoding gliding motility-associated C-terminal domain-containing protein, producing the protein MTSLSQKYDAMNGKTLLSLWVLLFVVSANLIYGQSRSIQKPELQNFSSACATTSKNEFTVLALLSPGAALPNGNEFILQRSDPNGDFSNAIELARANGPNNGTSSEQEIEFENFSIPTTSSSDTYKLRVIASLDDKIISEISDDTPMHFFRDSIDLRLNDRKPVIFCNVETIRKELVIEVLDKDKQPIDPEQFEWEWFRVEGVNNDILIPGENGTSLTVTSEGTYVAKIPLGDCQNIFRRARSNEVTVSKVEVDEVQIITAAPDFSFCPGEDKVLTYTNSSFNYQHQWFKDGEPIDKATGPNIRLSDNDFGGVYRVQLAISDECNQLLSEPVTVVNEGSSITKPLPEFLVRLPREVLNLEIETDAPLGSTIRWIVDTNIQSSGPLQSPTSSFDAPLIAVYRVEIDANDACNSALFSQTEILAPNNIIPVIGTDDIIDCSAEIITLRVIEVNGITNVGPVPLTEDQLTRLNFEWFKDDVSTGEFGREFEINRGDSESIYRVEASLDTGEFTARTSEELPILFLDNNIELTAVPAILSVEDDATVTITAPSNENFSYTWFEIVGGEERLIDGETINELIVSEPGIYLARIATDLCEVPTLPIEIGKEGEVSISELIPNIITPFGSPGINDRWVLPARFSSADVEVTIYNVNGQPVFNKTGGYNSEWPEMEEVKEELYFYIIKENQEVTKKGTITVMQ; encoded by the coding sequence CGAATTGCAAAATTTTTCTAGTGCGTGTGCTACTACTAGTAAAAATGAATTTACGGTACTCGCGTTGTTGTCACCCGGTGCCGCGCTTCCCAATGGAAATGAGTTTATATTACAGCGATCAGATCCTAATGGAGATTTTAGTAATGCTATTGAATTGGCTAGAGCCAATGGTCCTAATAATGGTACCTCAAGCGAACAAGAAATAGAATTTGAAAATTTTTCTATTCCTACTACGAGTAGTAGTGATACCTATAAATTACGAGTGATTGCTTCCCTTGATGATAAAATCATAAGTGAGATTTCGGATGATACACCTATGCATTTTTTTAGGGATAGCATTGATCTTCGATTAAATGATCGTAAACCGGTAATTTTTTGTAATGTAGAAACCATCCGTAAAGAATTGGTTATTGAAGTATTGGATAAAGATAAACAACCTATTGATCCGGAACAGTTTGAATGGGAATGGTTTCGGGTAGAAGGGGTTAATAACGATATATTAATACCTGGAGAGAATGGAACCAGTCTTACCGTGACTAGTGAAGGAACTTATGTTGCTAAAATACCACTTGGTGACTGTCAAAATATTTTTAGACGTGCTAGATCTAATGAAGTAACCGTTTCTAAAGTAGAAGTAGATGAAGTTCAAATCATCACTGCTGCTCCTGATTTTTCTTTTTGTCCTGGAGAAGACAAAGTTTTAACCTATACCAATTCCAGCTTTAATTACCAGCACCAATGGTTTAAAGACGGAGAACCTATTGATAAGGCAACCGGCCCTAATATTCGATTATCAGACAATGACTTTGGAGGGGTTTATAGGGTACAATTAGCTATTAGTGATGAATGTAACCAGTTACTGTCAGAACCCGTAACCGTTGTTAATGAAGGTTCCAGTATTACCAAACCCTTACCGGAATTTTTAGTACGTCTCCCACGAGAGGTATTAAACCTTGAGATTGAAACCGATGCACCGCTTGGTAGTACCATTCGCTGGATTGTAGATACTAATATTCAATCTTCGGGCCCTTTACAGAGTCCGACTTCTTCGTTTGATGCACCTCTTATTGCAGTGTATAGAGTAGAAATTGACGCAAATGATGCTTGTAACTCTGCATTGTTTTCACAAACTGAAATTTTAGCCCCAAATAATATTATACCAGTCATCGGTACGGATGATATTATCGATTGTAGCGCAGAAATAATTACGCTAAGAGTTATAGAGGTAAACGGAATCACTAACGTAGGACCCGTACCTCTAACTGAAGATCAGTTAACCAGATTGAATTTTGAATGGTTTAAAGACGATGTCAGCACCGGAGAATTTGGTCGGGAATTTGAAATAAACCGTGGAGATTCAGAAAGCATCTATCGGGTAGAAGCAAGTTTAGATACCGGTGAGTTCACAGCAAGGACTTCAGAAGAATTACCTATTCTATTTTTAGATAACAATATAGAATTAACCGCGGTTCCGGCAATACTTTCAGTAGAAGACGATGCTACGGTTACTATAACCGCTCCGTCTAATGAAAACTTTAGCTATACCTGGTTTGAAATTGTTGGCGGAGAAGAGCGTTTAATAGATGGAGAAACCATAAACGAATTAATAGTGAGTGAACCCGGAATATATCTTGCCAGGATTGCTACCGACCTTTGTGAGGTACCAACCTTGCCTATAGAAATCGGTAAAGAAGGTGAAGTAAGTATTTCAGAGTTAATTCCTAACATTATTACTCCCTTCGGAAGTCCTGGAATTAATGACCGATGGGTGCTTCCCGCACGATTTAGCAGTGCAGATGTAGAAGTAACCATATACAATGTAAACGGTCAACCGGTATTTAATAAAACAGGAGGTTATAATAGCGAGTGGCCGGAAATGGAAGAGGTCAAAGAAGAATTGTACTTCTATATTATCAAAGAAAATCAGGAAGTAACTAAAAAAGGTACGATTACCGTAATGCAATAA